The window CTCTAAAGGATTAGTGGTGAGGGTCTTGAGTAGCGATGTTAAGAGTCAGAGTAATGAGGCTAAGATAAGGCAGGCTCTAACACTTCTAACAGCTGTTATAAATGATCCTTCAATACCTAGGAATATTAGAAGAGCAGCTACACAAGCTCTAAAAATACTCCAGGATCAAAGCCTGAGCCTAGGTGTTAGAGCTTCTAACGCTGTTAGCGTTCTAGATGAAGTGAGTCAAGATCCCAACATGCCTGTTCATGCTAGAACCA of the Sulfolobales archaeon genome contains:
- a CDS encoding UPF0147 family protein, encoding MSSDVKSQSNEAKIRQALTLLTAVINDPSIPRNIRRAATQALKILQDQSLSLGVRASNAVSVLDEVSQDPNMPVHARTTLWNVVTILETIRD